GCGTTGCAGCGTATGGCGGGCAAGAAAGCGGACTTGTTACGGGTTCTGGATCGTCCGGACCTGCCGCTGCACACCAACACGGCCGAGCGTGATTTTCGGGACTGGGCGACGAAGCGGAAGATCAGTGCCGGCACGCGTGGCGAGTTGGGCAAGCGTTGCCGGGATACGTTTTTGAGTTTGAAGTCGACGTGCAAGAAGCTGGGAGTTCGCTTTACGTCCTACCTTCAGGATCGAATCCTGAAGGCGGGAGAGTTACTTCCTTTATCGGAGTTGGTCCGCCAGAGAGCGGCCGGTTCCGCAACGATATAGACTTCTATTCAAGCTCTCGACGCCACCGAACTTCCTGTTCGGCGGGGCACCCGCGCGCGATGCCGACGCCCGCGGGGTTATTGAGAAGTTACGATCTTTGCTACAACAGGCCGGAGATATCGTGTACAGTCTGACTGACATAAAGACTTCTACCGAGTTGTTCGTGATGGCCGGTTCGATATTTTCGAAAAGGGACTGGTATCGGTTCGTCCGCTGAGCCCGCACGAGTTCGCCCTCATGGAAGCCACCGCCTTCGGCAGGGAAGAGCTGGAACACCTGCGAGGACTCCAAGGTGTGACCCCACCCGGGAACTGGTTCGCCGTGATCGGGATTCCGGCCCTTGTCATAGCGTGCGGTCTGGTGTTTGCTGGCCTGTCGCGACACGGCCAGTTCGCCCGGACACAGGCGGAGAAACAGTCGGGACCGCGGGCGGAGCGGGTGCCGTGGGAGGGGTATTGCATGTACGGAACGCTGGCGCTGTGTGCCGTGGGGACAGGTGCACTTTTGCTCACGCGGAGCCTTTGGAATCACTCTTTTCTTGAAACATACACGATCCGGCTGACCTATTCGTTATCTCCCCAGCGGCAGTCCGATTACGAGAAACTTCTGAAGACTCTGGCGGGCTCGACCTGGACGCGGTTCTTTGAGATCGACACCCATCCGGAGGGGAACCACGCGTTCGCCGGGGATGTCAAACTGCGGGCGGGACTGCCGAAATACCTGGCATGCAACCTCGACGTATACTGCCTGGAAACCGAGTCCGAACAGTATTTCCTCTTCCCCGACGGCGTCATCGCGTTTTCCGACAACAAGCTGTACCTCGTGTCGTGGGCCAAGGTGTCGCTGCGGCTCAACGACGTTGCCGGTCAATTCCGGATCAAGAAGTACCGGGACGTCATGGTCCACGGCCGGATCCGAAAGGACGGCGGGTACGATCAACGGTATAACACGCGATTCGAACGCCAGAGTTATCAGGCGTGGGAGCCGGTCAGTAATTATGGCGTCCTGTCGTTTGGCTTCGGCCAGGATCAGGTCACCGTTTTGACGAATGACCGCAGCCTCGCACCGCAATTCCATGCACTATTTCGCGACTGGCTCGCGAAACAGTGACGGTTCGGATACGGGGTGTGGCCGCAGTCCGCGCGTTCAGATTGAGAATCAGGGGGCTCACCGGTTCCCGCCCCGGGCTACATCGTCCGCCCGCCGTCGACGACGATCACCTGGCCGGTGGTGAGGGTGGTGCCGGTGGCCAGGTAAAGGACGGCGTCGGCGATGTCGTCCGGGGTGGCGGCCCGCTTGATCGCCGCCTGTTCGAGGTACTTCTCGATCTGGGCCTCGCGGCCGTCGAGCCACCGGGTCAGGATCGGGCCGGGGGCGACCGCGTTCACCCGGACGTCCGGCCCGGCCACCCGGGCGAGGCTCCTGGTCAGCGTGTTGACCGCCCCCTTGCTCGCGCAGTACGGGATCGAACTCCCCTGCCCCGACAGCCCCGCCACGCTCGACACGGTGACGATGTTCCCCTGTCGCTCCTTCAGCAGCGGCAGCGCGGCCCGGCAGCAGTAGAACGTGCCCTTCAGGTTGACCTGGAAGATCTCGTCCCAGACCTCGTCCGTGAGCGCGTCCAGGTCGGCGTGTTGGACGAAGTGCGTGGTGGCGGCGTTGTTCACGAGTACGTCGAGC
The Fimbriiglobus ruber genome window above contains:
- a CDS encoding SDR family NAD(P)-dependent oxidoreductase; the encoded protein is MSTHRKVALVTGSATGVGRACALRFARLGYAVAVNYSKSEAEARETAAAVEATGVPVLLHKATIADDMQVRAMVARVGAELGGLDVLVNNAATTHFVQHADLDALTDEVWDEIFQVNLKGTFYCCRAALPLLKERQGNIVTVSSVAGLSGQGSSIPYCASKGAVNTLTRSLARVAGPDVRVNAVAPGPILTRWLDGREAQIEKYLEQAAIKRAATPDDIADAVLYLATGTTLTTGQVIVVDGGRTM